In a genomic window of Vigna angularis cultivar LongXiaoDou No.4 chromosome 6, ASM1680809v1, whole genome shotgun sequence:
- the LOC108319736 gene encoding uncharacterized mitochondrial protein AtMg00860-like, translating into MQCHHLKRNHKKCIFGQLQLDYLGHIISKDSVAVDPTKVEAMTNWPFPKNANALRRFLGLTRYYRRFVKGFGQTAKPLTQLLTKEEFCWTLEAQRAFDALKGGVSKLPVLVVPHFSKSFTLETDASIKVLRVVLLQEGRPLAFGLLKSRLFR; encoded by the coding sequence ATGCAGTGTCATCATTTAAAACGTAATCATAAGAAGTGTATATTTGGCCAACTACAACTGGACTATTTGGGTCACATCATTTCCAAGGATAGTGTGGCTGTAGATCCAACTAAAGTGGAAGCTATGACCAATTGGCCATTTCCAAAAAATGCCAACGCTTTGAGGAGATTTTTGGGGTTAACCAGATATTATAGAAGATTTGTTAAAGGGTTTGGTCAAACTGCCAAACCTCTAACACAGTTATTAACTAAGGAGGAATTTTGCTGGACGCTTGAGGCTCAACGGGCATTTGACGCATTAAAGGGTGGTGTTTCTAAATTGCCAGTATTGGTTGTTCCACATTTTTCCAAATCTTTCACCTTGGAAACAGATGCATCTATCAAAGTATTGAGGGTTGTTTTATTGCAAGAGGGTCGGCCTTTGGCCTTTGGCCTTTTGAAGTCAAGACTTTTCCGATAG